The Nitriliruptor alkaliphilus DSM 45188 genome includes a region encoding these proteins:
- a CDS encoding ribonuclease HII, translated as MTTTAASESVTEPAGGRRRRRKVPVPGVRAERPHWDAGAVVAGVDEVGCGAWAGPVTYAAVVMPSDRRVYKLRDSKVLSAPERERLADRVRSVALAVGVGHASNEEIDQLGLSEARRVAARRAVEALPVRPDVLLLDGNWDFLAGYGTHNELLVGGDGRSTSIAAASIVAKVTRDAMLRAWDADHPRYAFASNKGYPSPGHRAALRKHGPCALHRHSWAPIAALRQGRLFS; from the coding sequence ATGACCACGACCGCCGCTTCAGAGAGCGTCACCGAACCCGCCGGGGGGCGTCGACGGCGACGCAAGGTCCCCGTCCCCGGGGTCCGCGCCGAACGGCCTCACTGGGACGCAGGTGCCGTCGTCGCGGGGGTGGACGAGGTCGGGTGCGGGGCCTGGGCCGGGCCGGTCACCTACGCCGCCGTCGTCATGCCGAGCGACCGACGCGTCTACAAGCTGCGCGACTCGAAGGTCCTGTCGGCACCGGAGCGCGAACGGCTGGCGGACCGCGTGCGGTCGGTCGCGCTCGCCGTCGGCGTGGGGCACGCCAGCAACGAGGAGATCGACCAGCTGGGTCTGAGCGAGGCCCGGCGTGTCGCCGCGCGCCGGGCGGTCGAGGCGCTGCCCGTGCGGCCGGACGTGCTGCTGCTGGACGGCAACTGGGACTTCCTTGCCGGGTACGGGACCCACAACGAGCTGCTCGTCGGCGGCGACGGTCGATCGACCTCGATCGCCGCGGCCTCCATCGTCGCCAAGGTCACCCGGGATGCGATGCTCCGGGCCTGGGACGCCGACCACCCTCGCTACGCGTTCGCGTCCAACAAGGGCTACCCGTCGCCCGGCCACCGGGCGGCCCTGCGCAAGCACGGCCCCTGCGCGTTGCACCGCCACTCGTGGGCGCCGATCGCAGCCCTGCGCCAGGGACGCCTCTTCAGCTAG